ATGCGTTTCGACGACGCCGATCACCACATCGACCCCTTCTTCGCGGCGGCGTCGCGCAGCTTGCAGCATGGCAAGCGTCTTGCCGACGCCCGCCGACGCGCCGAAGAACACCTTCAGCCTGCCGCGCTGGCGCTTTGCTTCCTCGCGTTGCAGCTTGTCGAGGAGTTCATCGGGGGTCGGGCGCATGGGCTCCTGTGCGGGGTCTCGTCATGTTGCGCTTGGGGAATGGCGGCGCTCAGCGAACGCTCGCCCGGTCCAGCGCGAGATTCAATTTAAGCACATTCACCGCAGGTTCCCCGATGACGCCGAACGCGCGCGCGGACGTCGCCTGGACGACGAGCGCATTGACTTGCGCGACGGACAGCCCACGGGCCCGCGCCACGCGTGCGATCTGATACGCGGCCGCCGCCGGGCTGATGTCGGGATCGAGCCCGCTGCCCGATGAGGTCACGAGATCGACGGGCACGGCGGCGTCGTTCGAAGGATCGGCGGCATGGAGCGCGGCGATGCGCGCTTTGACGGCATCGGCGAGCGCGGGATTGGTCG
This Caballeronia sp. LZ062 DNA region includes the following protein-coding sequences:
- the kdpC gene encoding potassium-transporting ATPase subunit KdpC, with amino-acid sequence MKNALRPAVVLFVALTLVTGLLYPLVVTAVSQTVFRHQANGSLVELDGKIVGSELIGQQFDAPRYFWGRPSATTPNPYNAGSSGGSNLGPTNPALADAVKARIAALHAADPSNDAAVPVDLVTSSGSGLDPDISPAAAAYQIARVARARGLSVAQVNALVVQATSARAFGVIGEPAVNVLKLNLALDRASVR